One window of Hydractinia symbiolongicarpus strain clone_291-10 chromosome 3, HSymV2.1, whole genome shotgun sequence genomic DNA carries:
- the LOC130635913 gene encoding neuropilin-2-like: MVLQLFTFACALVLLMKGYDCGKCATYWQTVKTDKDSCVDKNKSCATWSIQGECIKSKDFMMSNCCTACSPCRDERDFCDELTRIPGQCDLDFFKLNCPTSCGICTMTTERKVQKCEASVKKCEPKASLRNSYISASSQLQNFEVNLARIGGGHGWCARVDDTKPFVHLDLRSIKEISGLNIQGAHAEPASFVKTFFLSFSETTETWYFYPENTNPPKAKLFHGNSDRKTIVKYDLVPFKARYIRVYPQTWQNYACVRMEIYSC, translated from the exons ATGGTGCTTCAATTGTTTACATTTGCTTGTGCGTTGGTGTTATTGATGAAAG GATATGACTGCGGAAAATGCGCAACGTACTGGCAAACAGTAAAAACAGATAAAGATAGTTGTGTCGACAAAAATAAATCATGCGCAACTTGGTCTATACAAGGTGAATGCATAAAAAGCAAAGATTTTATGATGTCGAATTGTTGCACCGCATGCAGCC CGTGCAGGGACGAAAGAGATTTTTGTGACGAATTGACAAGAATTCCTGGACAGTGCGACTTAgatttctttaaattaaattgtCCAACAAGTTGTGGAATATGTACCATGACCACAGAAAGAAAAGTGCAGAAATGCGAAGCTTCCGTGAAAA AATGTGAACCAAAAGCCTCACTACGTAACTCATACATTTCCGCCTCTTCGCAACTTCA AAATTTTGAGGTCAACTTAGCTCGCATCGGTGGCGGGCATGGCTGGTGCGCTAGAGTTGACGATACAAAACCGTTCGTGCACTTAGACTTAAGATCTATAAAAGAAATATCCGGGTTAAACATTCAAG GAGCTCATGCAGAACCTGCAAGTTttgtgaaaactttttttttgtcgtTCTCTGAAACAACAGAAACGTGGTATTTCTATCCCGAAAACACCAACCCACCAAAGGCGAAG ctgtTTCATGGTAATTCTGACCGTAAAACAATCGTAAAATACGACTTGGTCCCCTTCAAGGCACGTTACATTCGAGTATACCCACAAACATGGCAAAATTATGCTTGTGTGCGAATGGAAATATACAGCTGCTGA